A single genomic interval of Halorubrum aethiopicum harbors:
- a CDS encoding PAS domain-containing protein yields MTERPASVLLADPHDDFAAALESALTDAAGAFDLERVGDLESARDAFDPARHGCVVAERDLGSGTGLDLLAAVRGVDPAVPVILATADGDEGFAASAVDADATGYVRKADPDALADLRDRIVRATNADAGAVEDPESRAGAVEGPEGRAEAAEDPTETMERLRASAERLETILEHTTNLVFMKDTDDRYLLVNDAFASLVGKPREAIIGSTTAEVHGGEFADRYRANDAAAVEAGEPRRFDERYPAPDGERRFVTVRVPLFDEAGEPYAVYGIATDVTAELKLAEERADLLDRMTDAFVALDGDDRITYLNARAAALAAGDRTRDDLVGEDAWDAFPGVLDTEFEAAFERARETGESATATIHYEPADRFFETRIYPSDSGVSVYSRDVTEAMLERRELERRESVMHRLHEAISEKGATFEEKVGALLALGRDVLGVESGLLSQVHGDRYRAVVVDDATGELAEGDVVPLSATVCERVVSTERSLQVESAADDPAFADRDGVVALELSCYVGAPVVVDDEVYGTFCFYDRDARSEPFSTWEVTLVELMGRWVSYELERRESQLEVARERDRLERFASVVSHDLRNPLSVAIGNLELARETGDEGRLDTASRALDRMTELIEDALSFARMGERVVDAESVDVAAVAERAWETVETADATLRVEDPGEVVGDASRLRTLFENLFRNAVEHGGAGVTVTVGRKGTTLFVADDGPGIPEADREAVFEAGYSTNPEGTGFGLGIVSQIAAAHGWTAAAAEAAGGGARIELRGATSVNPAESVTHD; encoded by the coding sequence GTGACAGAGCGTCCGGCCTCCGTACTCCTCGCGGACCCCCACGACGACTTCGCCGCGGCGCTCGAGTCGGCGCTGACCGACGCGGCGGGGGCGTTCGACCTCGAGCGCGTCGGCGACCTCGAGAGCGCCCGCGACGCGTTCGATCCGGCCCGGCACGGCTGCGTCGTCGCCGAGCGCGACCTCGGTTCGGGGACCGGGCTCGACCTGCTCGCCGCCGTCCGCGGGGTCGACCCCGCGGTCCCCGTGATCCTCGCCACCGCCGACGGCGACGAGGGGTTCGCGGCGTCCGCGGTCGACGCCGACGCGACCGGCTACGTGCGGAAGGCCGACCCGGACGCGCTCGCCGACCTCCGCGACCGGATCGTCCGGGCGACGAACGCCGACGCCGGAGCTGTCGAGGACCCGGAAAGCCGCGCCGGAGCCGTTGAGGGCCCGGAAGGCCGCGCCGAAGCCGCCGAGGACCCCACCGAAACGATGGAGCGGCTCCGGGCGTCCGCGGAGCGGCTGGAGACGATCCTCGAACACACGACGAACCTGGTGTTCATGAAGGACACCGACGACCGGTACCTCCTCGTCAACGACGCGTTCGCGTCGCTGGTCGGGAAGCCGCGCGAGGCGATCATCGGCTCGACGACCGCCGAGGTCCACGGCGGGGAGTTCGCGGACCGCTACCGCGCCAACGACGCGGCGGCCGTCGAGGCGGGCGAGCCCCGTCGGTTCGACGAGCGGTACCCCGCCCCCGACGGGGAGCGCCGGTTCGTCACGGTCCGCGTCCCGCTGTTCGACGAGGCGGGCGAGCCGTACGCCGTCTACGGGATCGCGACCGACGTCACCGCGGAGCTGAAACTCGCCGAGGAGCGCGCGGACCTGCTCGACCGGATGACCGACGCGTTCGTCGCGCTCGACGGCGACGACCGGATCACCTACCTCAACGCGCGGGCGGCCGCGCTCGCCGCCGGCGACCGCACTCGAGACGACCTCGTCGGCGAGGACGCCTGGGACGCCTTCCCCGGCGTGCTCGACACCGAGTTCGAGGCGGCATTCGAGCGCGCCCGCGAGACCGGGGAGTCGGCGACGGCGACCATCCACTACGAGCCGGCGGACCGGTTCTTCGAGACGCGGATCTACCCGTCCGACTCCGGCGTCTCGGTGTACTCCCGCGACGTCACGGAGGCGATGCTCGAGCGGCGCGAGCTCGAGCGGCGCGAGTCGGTCATGCACCGCCTCCACGAGGCCATCTCGGAGAAGGGCGCGACCTTCGAGGAGAAGGTCGGAGCGCTGCTCGCGCTCGGCAGGGACGTGCTCGGCGTCGAGTCGGGGCTGCTCTCGCAGGTCCACGGCGACCGCTACCGGGCGGTCGTCGTCGACGACGCCACCGGCGAGCTGGCCGAGGGCGACGTCGTCCCCCTGTCGGCGACGGTCTGCGAGCGGGTCGTCTCGACGGAGCGGTCCCTCCAGGTCGAGTCGGCGGCCGACGACCCCGCGTTCGCCGACCGCGACGGCGTCGTCGCGCTCGAGCTCAGCTGTTACGTGGGCGCGCCGGTCGTCGTCGACGACGAGGTGTACGGCACGTTCTGTTTTTACGACCGCGACGCCCGGTCGGAGCCGTTCTCGACGTGGGAGGTGACGCTCGTCGAGCTGATGGGTCGGTGGGTCAGCTACGAGCTGGAGCGCCGGGAGTCCCAACTCGAGGTCGCCCGCGAGCGCGACCGGCTCGAGCGGTTCGCGAGCGTGGTCTCACACGACCTGCGGAACCCGCTGTCGGTGGCGATCGGCAACCTCGAGTTGGCTCGCGAGACGGGCGACGAGGGGCGGCTCGACACCGCGTCGCGGGCGCTCGACCGGATGACGGAGCTGATCGAGGACGCGCTCTCGTTCGCCCGGATGGGCGAGCGCGTCGTCGACGCCGAGTCGGTGGACGTCGCGGCGGTCGCCGAGCGGGCGTGGGAGACGGTCGAGACCGCGGACGCGACCCTGCGGGTCGAGGATCCCGGCGAGGTCGTCGGCGACGCCTCGCGGCTCCGGACGCTGTTCGAGAACCTGTTTCGCAACGCGGTCGAGCACGGCGGCGCGGGCGTGACCGTCACGGTCGGCCGCAAGGGGACGACCCTGTTCGTCGCCGACGACGGCCCGGGGATCCCGGAGGCGGACCGCGAGGCGGTCTTCGAGGCCGGGTACTCCACCAACCCCGAGGGCACCGGCTTCGGGCTGGGCATCGTCTCGCAGATCGCGGCCGCACACGGGTGGACCGCGGCCGCGGCGGAGGCGGCGGGGGGCGGCGCGCGGATCGAGCTTCGCGGCGCCACGTCGGTCAACCCGGCCGAGTCGGTGACCCACGACTGA
- a CDS encoding alkaline phosphatase family protein, with amino-acid sequence MGLFDRLRGNDTPRVAFLGIDGLPYDLVANDPETFPTLSAIAEAGDGGAIDSIVPPESSACWPVLTTGVNPGETGVYGFQDREVGSYDTYVPMGRDVQATRVWDRATAAGLDATVLNVPVTFPPQRDLQRMLSGYLSPEVDKAAHPEELRTYLAEADYTLSVNAKLGHKADKTAFVEHARETLDGRAALFDRYVERDDWDLFVGAFTAPDRINHFLWGDYRDSGEYREDFVDFYAALDSHIGSIRKSLPDDVTLVVGSTHGFTRLDHDVYCNEWLEREGWLEYADDDHGSLADLGGDARAYSLVPGRFYLNLEGREPEGVVPEAEYDEVRADLIADLESWEGPNGNPVVDRVVERETAFRGDHDAIAPDLVAIPNPGFDLKAGFRPRDRVFDPDGPRTGMHSFENASLFVDHPAATVEDADLLDVAPTLLKLLDVEYARTDCDGASLV; translated from the coding sequence ATGGGCCTCTTCGACCGGTTGCGGGGGAACGACACCCCGCGCGTGGCGTTCCTCGGGATCGACGGGCTTCCGTACGACCTCGTGGCGAACGATCCCGAGACGTTCCCGACGCTCTCGGCGATCGCCGAGGCGGGCGACGGCGGGGCGATAGACAGCATCGTCCCGCCGGAATCGAGCGCCTGCTGGCCCGTCCTCACGACCGGCGTGAACCCGGGAGAGACCGGCGTGTACGGCTTTCAGGACCGCGAGGTCGGCTCCTACGACACCTACGTCCCGATGGGCCGGGACGTCCAGGCGACGCGGGTGTGGGACCGGGCCACGGCCGCCGGCCTCGACGCGACGGTGTTGAACGTCCCCGTCACGTTCCCGCCGCAGCGGGACCTCCAGCGCATGCTCTCCGGCTACCTCTCGCCGGAGGTCGACAAGGCGGCACACCCCGAGGAGCTCAGGACGTACCTCGCGGAGGCCGACTACACCCTCTCCGTCAACGCGAAGCTCGGCCACAAGGCGGACAAGACCGCGTTCGTCGAGCACGCCCGCGAGACGCTCGACGGCCGGGCGGCGCTGTTCGACCGCTACGTCGAGCGCGACGACTGGGACCTGTTCGTCGGCGCGTTCACCGCCCCGGACCGTATCAACCACTTCCTGTGGGGCGACTACCGCGACTCGGGGGAGTACCGCGAGGACTTCGTCGACTTCTACGCCGCGCTCGACTCGCACATCGGGTCGATCCGGAAGTCCCTGCCCGACGACGTGACGCTCGTCGTCGGCTCGACGCACGGGTTCACGCGGCTCGACCACGACGTGTACTGTAACGAGTGGCTCGAGCGGGAGGGGTGGCTCGAGTACGCGGACGACGACCACGGCTCGCTCGCGGACCTCGGCGGCGACGCCCGCGCGTACTCGCTCGTCCCCGGCCGCTTCTACCTCAACCTCGAGGGACGCGAGCCGGAGGGGGTCGTCCCGGAGGCCGAGTACGACGAGGTCCGCGCCGACCTGATCGCGGACCTGGAGTCGTGGGAGGGGCCGAATGGAAATCCCGTCGTCGACCGCGTCGTCGAGCGCGAGACCGCCTTCCGGGGCGACCACGACGCGATCGCGCCCGACCTCGTGGCGATCCCGAACCCGGGGTTCGACCTGAAGGCCGGGTTCCGGCCGCGCGACCGCGTCTTCGACCCCGACGGGCCGCGGACGGGCATGCACTCCTTCGAGAACGCCTCGCTCTTCGTCGACCACCCCGCCGCGACCGTCGAGGACGCGGACCTCCTCGACGTCGCGCCCACCCTCCTGAAACTGCTCGACGTGGAGTACGCCCGGACCGACTGCGACGGCGCGAGCCTGGTGTAG
- a CDS encoding alpha/beta fold hydrolase — translation MPHASNGGVSIRYEVDEGRSAGDEAVVFCGDVGLGAWQFGWQHAALAGPHTTITPETRGVGRSDAPPGPYSVEALAGDLEAVCAAEGIRNAHLVGYGLGGMVALAYGLGSTRPASLTLVGTPPAGDAYNPAGVWADPSDPEAVRGSLTGLLSERFRREHADALSRIVEWRLAEDADRETFEAHRAAVEGFDAADRLHEATLPTLVVHGGEDAVCPRSAGETLAEGLPRGEFHAVEGARHLVGVEASAEVNDLLVGWLAEHATDPDA, via the coding sequence ATGCCGCACGCGAGCAACGGCGGCGTCTCGATCCGGTACGAGGTCGACGAGGGGCGTTCCGCCGGCGACGAGGCGGTCGTCTTCTGTGGCGACGTGGGGCTCGGCGCGTGGCAGTTCGGCTGGCAACACGCCGCGCTCGCGGGGCCGCACACGACGATCACGCCGGAGACGCGGGGCGTGGGGCGCTCGGACGCGCCGCCGGGCCCCTACTCGGTCGAAGCGCTCGCGGGCGATCTCGAAGCGGTGTGTGCCGCGGAGGGGATCCGGAACGCCCACCTCGTCGGCTACGGGCTCGGGGGGATGGTCGCGCTCGCGTACGGACTCGGCTCGACGCGTCCCGCGAGCCTGACGCTCGTCGGAACGCCGCCGGCCGGCGACGCCTACAACCCGGCCGGGGTGTGGGCGGACCCGTCGGACCCGGAGGCGGTCAGGGGGTCGTTGACGGGGCTGCTCTCCGAGCGGTTCCGGCGGGAGCACGCCGACGCGCTCTCGCGGATCGTCGAGTGGCGGCTCGCCGAGGACGCGGACCGCGAGACCTTCGAGGCGCACCGGGCGGCCGTCGAGGGGTTCGACGCCGCCGACCGCCTCCACGAGGCGACGCTCCCGACGCTCGTCGTTCACGGGGGCGAGGACGCGGTGTGCCCGCGTTCCGCCGGCGAGACGCTCGCCGAGGGACTTCCGCGCGGCGAGTTTCACGCCGTCGAGGGGGCCCGCCACCTCGTCGGCGTCGAGGCGTCCGCGGAGGTCAACGACCTCCTCGTCGGGTGGCTCGCGGAACACGCGACCGATCCGGACGCCTGA
- a CDS encoding type 1 glutamine amidotransferase, translated as MSRLRFALLNAAHDGEHTRRNFRREFDADLVEFDATDARLPEHTDFDGVVITGSRSSVYWDEAWIPELVDYVSEAADDGVPVLGVCYGHQVLAEALGGRVAGMDGFELGYNTVRHDADDELFADVPESFTVFTSHGDAVVDLPPGATLLAENEHGVHAFREGHCWGVQFHPEYDVETAEDVAEGKRDRLGDARVDDVLANITPEAFEAACEAKAIFDNFLAYAEGVKRDREAAAAADD; from the coding sequence ATGAGCCGACTCCGATTCGCCCTGCTGAACGCCGCTCACGACGGCGAGCACACCCGCCGCAACTTCCGCCGGGAGTTCGACGCCGACCTCGTCGAGTTCGACGCGACCGACGCACGCCTCCCCGAGCACACCGACTTCGACGGCGTCGTCATCACCGGCTCCCGCTCGTCCGTCTACTGGGACGAGGCGTGGATCCCGGAGCTCGTCGACTACGTCTCCGAGGCGGCCGACGACGGCGTGCCGGTGCTCGGCGTCTGTTACGGCCACCAGGTGCTCGCGGAGGCGCTGGGCGGCCGCGTCGCCGGCATGGACGGGTTCGAACTGGGGTACAACACGGTCCGCCACGACGCCGACGACGAGCTGTTCGCGGACGTGCCGGAGTCGTTCACCGTGTTCACGAGCCACGGCGACGCGGTCGTCGACCTCCCGCCGGGCGCGACGCTGCTCGCCGAGAACGAACACGGCGTCCACGCGTTTCGGGAGGGCCACTGCTGGGGCGTCCAGTTCCACCCGGAGTACGACGTCGAGACCGCCGAGGACGTCGCCGAGGGGAAACGCGACCGGCTCGGCGACGCCCGCGTCGACGACGTGCTCGCGAACATCACGCCGGAGGCGTTCGAGGCCGCCTGCGAGGCGAAGGCGATCTTCGACAACTTCCTCGCGTACGCCGAGGGCGTGAAACGCGATCGCGAGGCGGCCGCGGCGGCCGACGACTGA
- a CDS encoding DUF7097 family protein: MERTPDGTPVGVDDPYAVAGACDHLTDDGRCRFALTRAGDDPAFAAARRADDYACHVGPGGEWRACPHYRSTTDGRECARCGIAEVRLAHEDARPLVEEHHLSYGDADGGGEIDESDDDHPDAGPHEITVALCRWCHAKVHASFARIDDDASPDPEAIAEREGRRTREREESAFETARERYGSDGGDE; the protein is encoded by the coding sequence ATGGAACGGACGCCGGACGGGACGCCCGTCGGGGTCGACGACCCCTACGCGGTCGCCGGGGCGTGCGACCACCTCACCGACGACGGGCGGTGCCGGTTCGCGCTGACGCGGGCCGGCGACGACCCGGCGTTCGCGGCCGCCCGGCGCGCCGACGACTACGCCTGCCACGTCGGGCCCGGCGGCGAGTGGCGTGCGTGCCCGCACTACCGGTCGACGACCGACGGCCGCGAGTGCGCGCGCTGCGGGATCGCCGAGGTCCGGCTGGCGCACGAGGACGCCCGGCCGCTGGTCGAGGAACACCACCTCTCGTACGGCGACGCGGACGGGGGCGGCGAGATCGACGAGTCGGACGACGACCACCCCGACGCCGGTCCCCACGAGATCACGGTCGCCCTCTGTCGGTGGTGTCACGCCAAGGTCCACGCGTCGTTCGCCCGGATCGACGACGACGCGAGCCCGGACCCGGAGGCGATCGCCGAGCGGGAGGGTCGCCGGACCAGGGAGCGCGAGGAGTCGGCGTTCGAGACGGCTCGCGAGCGGTACGGTTCCGACGGTGGCGACGAGTGA
- a CDS encoding DUF2062 domain-containing protein yields MILRRMNEWAGRAKGEIQRSFSEEHTVRETAGSFSVGVFITMLPTLGTGLLAFVALAWASSRINKAALLASVVVFNPAVKWGVYAASFTLGVAILGPVPGVTPAEVSLSAGPEIVARLLVGNTILAVVAAVPSYVVCYRLVAAYRAREFAVVETVSEVVTGEDDEDADGATGTDETVGTTGTDETVEEDAELLKEPAEPAE; encoded by the coding sequence ATGATACTCCGTCGGATGAACGAGTGGGCCGGGCGGGCCAAAGGCGAGATCCAGCGCTCGTTCTCCGAGGAGCACACGGTGCGGGAGACGGCCGGAAGCTTCTCCGTCGGCGTCTTCATCACGATGCTGCCGACGCTCGGAACCGGCCTCCTCGCGTTCGTCGCGCTCGCGTGGGCGTCGAGCCGGATCAACAAGGCGGCGCTTTTGGCCTCCGTCGTGGTCTTCAATCCGGCGGTGAAGTGGGGCGTCTACGCGGCCAGCTTCACGCTCGGCGTGGCGATCCTCGGGCCGGTTCCGGGCGTGACACCGGCGGAGGTGTCGCTGTCGGCCGGCCCGGAGATCGTCGCCCGGCTGCTCGTCGGCAACACGATCCTCGCCGTCGTCGCGGCGGTTCCCAGCTACGTCGTCTGCTACCGGCTCGTGGCGGCGTACCGCGCCCGCGAGTTCGCCGTCGTCGAGACGGTCTCGGAGGTCGTCACGGGGGAGGACGACGAGGACGCGGACGGGGCGACCGGGACGGACGAGACGGTCGGGACGACCGGGACGGACGAAACCGTCGAGGAGGACGCGGAACTGCTCAAGGAACCGGCCGAGCCCGCGGAGTGA
- a CDS encoding DUF6517 family protein gives MYRRRLLGALAAAGTLATAGCLGGDDGTFEFDAEPARVPDAALSEAGYEGEEPRAFEIEQTFEVAGIEREVSAASWVASYENPERAASLLVASTPNATVAGQSVNPLVGADDAEVLRRLLERGGGVDGGSVGDLEEVGAETRPVLGGETTVTTFATEIRFENAGDAPIDAEGSVPALVHVATVEHGGDVLVLVGVHPRAVEEGETQGALMEAVEHGE, from the coding sequence ATGTACCGGAGACGACTGCTGGGAGCGCTCGCGGCGGCGGGGACGCTCGCGACCGCGGGATGCCTCGGCGGCGATGACGGGACCTTCGAGTTCGACGCCGAGCCGGCGCGGGTGCCGGACGCGGCGCTGTCGGAGGCGGGCTACGAGGGCGAGGAGCCCCGAGCGTTCGAGATCGAACAGACGTTCGAAGTGGCCGGGATCGAGCGGGAGGTGTCGGCCGCGTCGTGGGTCGCGAGCTACGAGAACCCCGAGCGGGCGGCGTCGCTGCTCGTCGCGAGCACGCCCAACGCGACGGTGGCCGGGCAGTCGGTCAACCCGCTGGTCGGGGCGGACGACGCGGAAGTGCTCCGGCGGCTCCTCGAGCGGGGCGGCGGCGTCGACGGCGGGAGCGTCGGCGACCTCGAGGAGGTCGGGGCGGAGACGCGACCGGTCCTCGGCGGCGAGACGACCGTGACCACGTTCGCGACCGAGATCCGGTTCGAGAACGCCGGCGACGCGCCGATCGACGCCGAGGGGAGCGTCCCCGCGCTCGTCCACGTCGCGACCGTCGAACACGGCGGGGACGTGCTGGTGCTCGTCGGCGTCCACCCGCGTGCGGTCGAGGAGGGGGAGACGCAGGGCGCGCTGATGGAGGCGGTCGAACACGGGGAGTGA
- a CDS encoding PhzF family phenazine biosynthesis protein: METRRTLLVDAFTDDPLAGNVAGVVPDAAGLSDDRMSRIAAELGASETAFLTPVEGDGGDGDGDGDEDGNGDGDDADRHGDDDVQSRRRIRYFTPTDEVDLCGHATVASYAALFADGAVEAGEHLLRTNVGDLTIRVTESGRIWMRQEPPTVETVDPADLDADRLGSALGIDPAALRDVGADLPVAVASTGLPFLVVPVNFLERLGEADPDMRAVEELSAEFDVAGVYAFTFDALEADSTLHGRAFAPALGVPEDPVTGTASGAVGGYLHEVGAFEGDFPEEIRCEQGHFLDRPGYVRVRVEEGEGGAEDGDVTVAVGGDAVVSLDGELRIPEEDDDEIIEA, encoded by the coding sequence ATGGAGACGCGACGCACCCTGCTCGTCGACGCGTTCACCGACGACCCTCTCGCCGGCAACGTCGCCGGCGTGGTCCCCGACGCCGCGGGCCTGAGCGACGACCGAATGTCCCGGATCGCGGCCGAACTCGGCGCGTCCGAGACCGCCTTTCTCACGCCAGTCGAAGGGGACGGCGGCGACGGGGACGGGGACGGGGACGAGGACGGGAACGGAGACGGGGACGACGCCGACAGGCACGGGGACGACGACGTCCAGTCCCGCCGCCGGATCCGGTATTTCACCCCCACCGACGAGGTCGACCTCTGCGGGCACGCCACGGTCGCCTCGTACGCCGCGCTGTTCGCGGACGGCGCGGTCGAGGCGGGCGAGCACCTCCTCCGGACGAACGTCGGCGACCTGACGATCAGGGTGACCGAGTCGGGCCGGATCTGGATGCGCCAGGAGCCGCCGACGGTCGAGACCGTCGATCCCGCCGATCTCGACGCCGACCGACTCGGGTCCGCGCTCGGGATCGACCCGGCCGCGCTGCGCGACGTGGGCGCGGACCTCCCCGTCGCCGTCGCCTCCACCGGCCTCCCGTTCCTCGTCGTCCCCGTCAACTTCCTCGAGCGGCTGGGCGAGGCCGACCCGGACATGCGCGCGGTCGAGGAGCTGTCGGCCGAGTTCGACGTCGCGGGCGTCTACGCGTTCACCTTCGACGCGCTCGAGGCCGACTCGACGCTCCACGGTCGGGCGTTCGCGCCCGCCCTCGGCGTCCCGGAGGACCCGGTAACGGGCACCGCGAGCGGCGCGGTCGGCGGCTACCTCCACGAGGTGGGGGCCTTCGAGGGCGACTTTCCGGAGGAGATCCGGTGTGAGCAGGGCCACTTCCTCGACCGCCCCGGCTACGTCCGGGTTCGGGTCGAGGAGGGCGAAGGGGGTGCGGAGGACGGCGACGTGACCGTCGCGGTCGGCGGCGACGCTGTCGTCTCGCTCGACGGGGAGCTTCGGATCCCCGAGGAGGACGACGACGAGATCATCGAGGCGTAG
- the alaS gene encoding alanine--tRNA ligase, translating into MSDLEAEYRLDYFEEEGFDRKECPSCGAHFWTRDPDRELCGEPPCEDYSFIDDPGFPESYTLTEMREEFLSYFEEHGHERIDPYPVAANRWRDDVLLTQASIYDFQPLVTSGETPPPANPLTISQPCIRMQDIDNVGKTGRHTMAFEMMAHHAFNTREDAEAEYAYEGEVYWKDETVEYCDGLFEELGADLEEITYIEDPWVGGGNAGPAIEVIYKGAELATLVFMCMEQDPDGDYEMKDGNTYSFMDTYIVDTGYGLERWTWMSQGTPTVYEAIYPDAIDFLKENAGLAYTDEEEAIVARAAKLSGRLDIDDVDDVEDARGEIAERLDVDVDRLRQLVEPLESIYAIADHSRTLAYMFGDGIVPSNVGTGYLARMVLRRTKRLVDEVGVDAPLDELVDMQADRLGYENRDTIREIVRTEERKYRKTLERGSRKVEQLADEYAGTDEPIPTEELLELYDSHGIQPDMVAEIAADRGASVDVPDDFYALVADRHEEIGDDEETDDRDERFRDLPETEKLFYDDQGRTEFEAVVLDVFEAEEGYDVVLDQTMFYPEGGGQPADRGQLVGGEATAEVTDVQEVDGVVLHRTDADPGKGEFVRGQVDGDRRNRLRAHHTATHLIGHAAREVLGDHVRQAGAQKGLDSSRLDVRHYDRITREDVREIERVANELVRENLPVRQEWPHRHEAEAEHGFDLYQGGVPPGTNVRLIHVGDADVQACAGTHVDRTGDVGAVKVLKTEPVQDGVERIVFAAGGAAVEATQRTEDALYDAADALDVDPLDVPETAERFFEEWKARGKEIETLKEDLAAARASGGADAEEVEIDGTTAVIQRLDGDTDELRATANAHVDDGKVAVVGSGADGSASFVVGVPDGVDVDAGQVVAELAGRVGGGGGGPPDFAQGGGPDVDALDDALEAAPDVLRTLQEA; encoded by the coding sequence ATGAGCGATCTCGAAGCGGAGTACCGCCTCGACTACTTCGAGGAGGAGGGGTTCGATCGGAAGGAGTGCCCCTCCTGCGGGGCGCACTTCTGGACGCGCGATCCCGACCGCGAACTGTGCGGCGAGCCGCCGTGTGAGGACTACAGCTTCATCGACGACCCCGGCTTCCCCGAGTCGTACACCCTCACGGAGATGCGCGAGGAGTTCCTCTCGTACTTCGAGGAGCACGGCCACGAGCGGATCGACCCGTACCCGGTCGCGGCGAACCGCTGGCGCGACGACGTCCTCCTGACGCAGGCGTCGATCTACGACTTCCAGCCGCTCGTCACGTCGGGCGAGACGCCGCCGCCGGCGAACCCGCTCACCATCTCCCAGCCCTGTATCCGCATGCAGGACATCGACAACGTCGGGAAGACGGGGCGACACACGATGGCGTTCGAGATGATGGCCCACCACGCGTTCAACACCCGCGAGGACGCCGAGGCGGAGTACGCCTACGAGGGGGAGGTGTACTGGAAGGACGAGACCGTCGAGTACTGCGACGGCCTCTTCGAGGAGCTCGGCGCGGATCTGGAGGAGATCACCTACATCGAGGACCCCTGGGTCGGCGGCGGCAACGCCGGCCCCGCCATCGAGGTCATCTACAAGGGCGCGGAGCTGGCCACGCTCGTCTTCATGTGTATGGAGCAGGACCCCGACGGCGACTACGAGATGAAGGACGGGAACACTTACTCCTTCATGGACACGTACATCGTCGACACGGGCTACGGCTTGGAGCGGTGGACGTGGATGAGCCAGGGGACGCCCACCGTCTACGAGGCGATCTACCCCGACGCCATCGACTTCCTGAAGGAGAACGCGGGGCTCGCGTACACCGACGAGGAGGAGGCGATCGTCGCCCGCGCCGCCAAGCTCTCCGGCCGCCTCGACATCGACGACGTCGACGACGTGGAGGACGCCCGCGGCGAGATCGCGGAGCGGCTCGACGTCGACGTCGACCGCCTGCGCCAGCTCGTCGAGCCGCTCGAGTCCATCTACGCCATCGCCGACCACTCGCGGACGCTCGCGTACATGTTCGGCGACGGGATCGTCCCCTCGAACGTCGGCACGGGCTACCTCGCGCGGATGGTGCTCCGGCGGACGAAGCGGCTCGTCGACGAGGTCGGCGTCGACGCTCCCCTCGACGAGCTGGTCGACATGCAGGCCGATCGGCTCGGCTACGAGAACCGCGACACGATCCGCGAGATCGTCCGGACCGAGGAGCGCAAGTACCGGAAGACGCTCGAGCGCGGCTCGCGAAAGGTCGAACAGCTCGCGGACGAGTACGCCGGCACGGACGAGCCCATCCCGACCGAGGAACTCCTCGAACTGTACGACTCCCACGGGATCCAGCCGGACATGGTCGCCGAGATCGCGGCCGACCGGGGCGCGAGCGTCGACGTGCCGGACGACTTCTACGCGCTCGTCGCCGACCGCCACGAGGAGATCGGCGACGACGAGGAGACGGACGATCGCGACGAGCGGTTCCGCGACCTCCCCGAGACGGAGAAGCTCTTCTACGACGACCAGGGTCGGACCGAGTTCGAGGCGGTCGTCCTCGACGTGTTCGAGGCCGAGGAGGGGTACGACGTGGTGTTGGACCAGACGATGTTCTACCCGGAGGGCGGCGGCCAACCGGCCGACCGCGGCCAGCTCGTCGGCGGCGAGGCCACGGCGGAGGTCACGGATGTACAAGAGGTCGACGGCGTCGTCCTCCACCGCACCGACGCCGATCCCGGAAAGGGCGAGTTCGTCCGCGGGCAGGTCGACGGCGACCGCCGGAACCGCCTGCGCGCACACCACACCGCGACCCACCTGATCGGCCACGCGGCCCGCGAGGTCCTCGGCGACCACGTCCGGCAGGCGGGCGCACAGAAGGGGCTCGACTCCTCGCGGCTCGACGTGCGCCACTACGACCGGATCACCCGCGAGGACGTCCGCGAGATCGAGCGCGTCGCCAACGAGCTGGTCCGCGAGAACCTCCCGGTGAGACAGGAGTGGCCCCACCGCCACGAGGCGGAGGCGGAACACGGCTTCGACCTCTATCAGGGCGGGGTGCCGCCGGGCACGAACGTCCGGCTGATCCACGTCGGCGACGCTGACGTCCAGGCGTGTGCGGGCACCCACGTCGACCGCACCGGCGACGTCGGCGCGGTCAAGGTGCTGAAGACGGAGCCGGTCCAGGACGGCGTCGAGCGGATCGTCTTCGCCGCCGGCGGCGCGGCCGTCGAGGCGACCCAGCGCACGGAGGACGCGCTGTACGACGCCGCCGACGCCCTCGACGTCGACCCGCTCGACGTACCCGAGACCGCGGAGCGGTTCTTCGAGGAGTGGAAGGCCCGCGGCAAGGAGATCGAGACGCTCAAGGAGGATCTGGCGGCCGCACGGGCGTCCGGCGGCGCGGACGCCGAGGAGGTCGAGATCGACGGAACGACCGCCGTGATCCAGCGGCTCGACGGCGACACCGACGAGTTACGCGCGACCGCGAACGCCCACGTCGACGACGGGAAGGTCGCGGTGGTCGGCAGCGGCGCGGACGGCTCGGCGAGCTTCGTCGTCGGCGTGCCCGACGGCGTCGACGTGGACGCCGGCCAGGTGGTCGCCGAGCTCGCCGGGCGCGTCGGCGGCGGCGGCGGCGGCCCGCCGGACTTCGCGCAGGGCGGCGGCCCGGACGTCGACGCCCTCGACGACGCGCTCGAGGCGGCCCCGGACGTGTTGCGGACGCTCCAGGAGGCGTAG